Proteins encoded within one genomic window of Chitinophaga parva:
- the gldD gene encoding gliding motility lipoprotein GldD, whose amino-acid sequence MNKVLRLIAGSALLLVFLAGCEQTFTPKPRGYFKIKFPERKYQVFNEPGYPYTFEYPVYAKVVKDSLFFGEKAENPWWINLEFPSLNGKVYMSYKEIGKNGNSYEKLVNDAFKLTYKHTLKASSINEKPIHTPNDVYGLFYDVEGDAASAKQFYATDSVHHFLRGALYFDATPNADSLAPVHQFLQEDMWHMVQTLKWR is encoded by the coding sequence GTGAATAAAGTACTGCGCCTGATAGCCGGCAGCGCCCTGCTGCTGGTATTCCTGGCCGGCTGTGAGCAAACTTTCACACCGAAGCCCAGGGGTTATTTCAAGATCAAATTCCCGGAAAGAAAATACCAGGTATTCAACGAGCCGGGCTACCCTTACACCTTTGAATATCCCGTATACGCCAAAGTGGTAAAAGATTCCCTCTTCTTCGGGGAAAAAGCCGAAAATCCCTGGTGGATCAACCTGGAATTTCCTTCCCTCAATGGCAAGGTGTACATGAGCTACAAGGAAATAGGCAAAAACGGCAATTCCTACGAGAAGCTGGTCAATGACGCCTTTAAGCTCACCTACAAGCACACCCTCAAAGCCTCCTCCATCAATGAAAAGCCCATCCACACGCCTAACGACGTGTATGGACTCTTCTACGACGTGGAGGGAGACGCGGCTTCCGCCAAGCAATTCTATGCTACAGACAGCGTCCATCATTTCCTGCGCGGCGCCCTCTACTTTGACGCTACCCCCAATGCAGACTCCCTGGCCCCCGTGCACCAGTTCCTGCAGGAGGATATGTGGCACATGGTACAAACGCTGAAGTGGAGATAG
- a CDS encoding DUF3109 family protein — protein MIIIDDKYISDEVVEEQFVCNLNACKGACCVAGDCGAPLNKQELKTLKKIYPAVKPYLRAEGIAEIEKTGYHTIDDEYGYVTPIVNGGICAYATVDENGITGCGIEKAYNDGKVDFKKPISCHLYPIRVKKYDTWEAVNYDRWDICKAACKNGKALKVPVYRFLRDAIIRAYGTEFYEVLDKIAKKSFPRQDQ, from the coding sequence ATGATCATAATTGACGATAAATATATCAGTGACGAAGTGGTGGAGGAGCAGTTTGTCTGCAACCTGAACGCCTGCAAAGGGGCCTGCTGTGTGGCCGGTGATTGCGGCGCCCCGTTGAATAAACAGGAGCTCAAGACCCTGAAAAAGATCTATCCCGCTGTAAAGCCCTACCTGCGCGCTGAAGGCATTGCCGAGATCGAAAAAACCGGCTATCATACCATCGATGATGAATACGGTTATGTAACACCCATTGTGAACGGCGGCATCTGCGCCTATGCCACGGTGGATGAAAACGGCATTACCGGTTGCGGCATCGAAAAAGCATATAACGATGGCAAGGTGGATTTCAAGAAACCTATCTCCTGCCACCTCTACCCCATCCGCGTTAAAAAGTACGATACCTGGGAAGCCGTGAACTACGACCGTTGGGACATCTGCAAGGCCGCCTGCAAGAACGGCAAGGCACTGAAAGTACCGGTATACCGCTTTCTCCGCGATGCGATCATCCGCGCTTACGGCACGGAATTTTATGAAGTGCTGGACAAGATCGCGAAGAAGTCATTCCCCCGCCAGGATCAATAA
- a CDS encoding single-stranded DNA-binding protein: protein MRGVNKVMLIGNLGRDPDVQFLEGNIAVAKFSLATTETFKDRAGKLISQTEWHTVVLWRGLAELAQKYLHKGSLVYIEGRLRTRSWEDKEGNKKFATEVVGDNLVMLDKRLDLNSSDHGLSGHQGGTGTNSGGEAFPNMELPPSMNEPAGDLPF, encoded by the coding sequence ATGAGAGGCGTCAATAAAGTAATGTTGATTGGCAATTTAGGAAGGGACCCGGATGTACAATTTTTAGAAGGCAACATCGCAGTAGCTAAATTTTCCCTGGCTACCACCGAAACATTTAAGGACAGGGCAGGCAAACTGATTTCCCAGACTGAATGGCATACAGTAGTACTTTGGCGCGGGCTGGCAGAACTGGCCCAAAAATACCTTCACAAAGGCAGCCTCGTTTACATTGAAGGACGCCTGCGCACCCGTAGCTGGGAAGATAAGGAGGGCAATAAGAAATTTGCCACTGAAGTGGTGGGCGACAACCTGGTAATGCTGGATAAGCGCCTGGACCTCAACAGTTCCGACCATGGCCTCAGCGGTCACCAGGGCGGCACCGGGACCAACAGTGGCGGAGAAGCATTCCCCAATATGGAGCTCCCCCCTTCCATGAACGAACCCGCGGGAGATCTGCCTTTTTAA
- the gldE gene encoding gliding motility-associated protein GldE produces MTLEIQSATAFLTGHPLLQATTLTPNVMVYLLVIFLVLLLAFIVSGSEVAFLSLNYKDLNVLKTRQNVSGKLIIKLLEKPKSLLASLQISGILLSIAFIFTTNYVFQLMLDAGAESFLKLISVPVRIIIICAVLLFFGQVLPRTWAAQNNIRFATYFAWFINIVHATLEPVSDFFVGLSGNIEDKLFHRNTGVVNYQEIDEAIEASTDATTTQEEKNILKGILKFGNITVKQIMKSRLDVNGVEYDATLSELVKRVADLHYSRLPVYKGNLDNIVGVIHTKDLLPYLDKPDTFDWHEVMRQPFFVHGHKLIEDLLSEFQNRRIHFAVVVDEFGGTSGIVTLEDIMEEVIGDIKDEFDEDEFHYNKVDNDTFVFEGKTMLNDACRIMNIRPDTFESVKGESDSVGGLILELAGKFPEENSVITYGDYDFTVLEVTKMRIMKVQVTIKHGVTKSE; encoded by the coding sequence ATGACTTTGGAAATCCAATCGGCCACCGCTTTCTTGACCGGGCATCCCCTGCTGCAAGCTACCACGCTTACGCCCAACGTAATGGTCTACCTGCTCGTAATTTTCCTGGTACTATTGCTCGCCTTCATCGTATCCGGATCGGAAGTGGCATTTTTATCCCTGAACTACAAGGACCTGAACGTGCTCAAAACCCGGCAGAACGTATCCGGCAAGCTGATTATCAAGCTGCTGGAAAAACCCAAATCCCTGCTGGCCAGCCTCCAGATCTCCGGCATCCTGCTCAGCATTGCCTTCATCTTTACGACCAACTACGTATTCCAGCTCATGCTCGATGCCGGGGCCGAATCGTTCCTGAAACTGATCTCCGTGCCCGTGCGCATCATCATTATCTGCGCCGTGCTGCTCTTCTTCGGGCAGGTGCTGCCCCGCACCTGGGCCGCCCAGAACAATATCCGCTTTGCCACCTACTTTGCCTGGTTTATCAATATTGTGCACGCCACCCTGGAACCAGTGAGCGACTTCTTCGTTGGCCTCAGCGGCAACATCGAAGACAAGCTCTTTCACCGCAACACCGGTGTGGTCAACTACCAGGAAATTGACGAAGCTATTGAAGCCAGTACGGACGCCACCACCACCCAGGAAGAAAAGAACATCCTCAAGGGTATCCTCAAGTTTGGCAACATTACCGTGAAGCAGATCATGAAAAGCCGCCTGGATGTGAACGGCGTGGAGTACGACGCCACCCTGTCTGAACTGGTGAAACGCGTAGCAGACCTGCATTACAGCCGCCTGCCCGTGTATAAGGGCAACCTGGATAACATTGTAGGCGTGATCCATACCAAGGACCTGCTGCCCTACCTGGACAAGCCCGATACCTTTGACTGGCACGAAGTAATGCGCCAGCCTTTCTTTGTACATGGCCATAAACTGATAGAAGACCTGCTGAGCGAATTCCAGAACCGCCGCATCCACTTTGCCGTGGTGGTGGACGAATTTGGCGGCACCTCCGGTATTGTCACCCTGGAAGACATCATGGAAGAAGTGATCGGCGATATCAAGGACGAATTTGATGAAGACGAGTTCCACTACAACAAAGTAGACAACGATACGTTTGTGTTTGAGGGCAAAACGATGCTGAACGATGCATGCCGCATTATGAACATCCGCCCGGACACATTTGAAAGCGTGAAAGGTGAAAGTGACTCCGTAGGAGGCCTGATCCTGGAGCTGGCAGGCAAATTCCCGGAAGAAAACAGCGTGATCACCTATGGCGATTACGACTTTACCGTGCTGGAAGTCACCAAGATGCGCATCATGAAAGTGCAGGTGACCATTAAACACGGTGTTACCAAATCTGAATAA